The following proteins come from a genomic window of Microtus ochrogaster isolate Prairie Vole_2 unplaced genomic scaffold, MicOch1.0 UNK1, whole genome shotgun sequence:
- the LOC101998542 gene encoding histone-lysine N-methyltransferase SETMAR, with protein MSAEAVEQRSLGTAAAEEESATLKEQQDVARGLENFPVSVWPLGAGPRPKPFQYTPDHVAGPGADIDPTQITFPGCACSDTPCLPGTCSCLRHENNYDDSLCLSNIGLEAKYAKPVFECNVLCQCGERCRNRVVQHGLQFHLQVFQTDKKGWGLRTLESIPKGRFVCEYAGEILGFSEVQRRIHLQTAHDPNYIIAIREHIYNGQVMETFVDPTYIGNIGRFLNHSCEPNLLMIPVRIDSMVPKLALFAAKAILPGEELSYDYSGRFLNQISSEDKERIDPEQLRKPCYCGAPSCATFLPYDSSLYCP; from the exons ATGTCTGCGGAAGCTGTAGAGCAGCGTTCTTTAGGGACAGCAGCAGCGGAGGAGGAATCTGCGACCCTGAAAGAACAACAAGATGTAGCACGCGGCCTGGAGAACTTTCCCGTGAGCGTATGGCCTCTGGGGGCGGGGCCCAGGCCTAAGCCTTTCCAG TATACTCCTGATCATGTCGCTGGGCCTGGAGCAGACATCGACCCCACACAGATAACCTTTCCTGGGTGTGCTTGCTCCGACACTCCATGTCTCCCTGGCACTTGCTCCTGTCTCCGCCACGAGAATAACTATGATGACAGTCTGTGCCTCAGCAACATAGGATTGGAAGCAAAGTACGCCAAGCCCGTTTTTGAGTGCAATGTTCTCTGCCAGTGTGGTGAGCGCTGCAGAAACAGGGTGGTCCAGCATGGTCTGCAGTTCCATCTCCAGGTGTTCCAGACAGACAAAAAGGGCTGGGGACTTCGGACCTTGGAATCTATACCCAAGGGAAGATTCGTCTGTGAGTATGCTGGGGAGATTTTAGGATTCTCTGAAGTACAGAGAAGAATTCACCTACAAACAGCACATGACCCAAATTACATCATCGCCATCAGAGAGCATATTTATAATGGGCAGGTCATGGAAACTTTTGTCGACCCTACCTACATAGGAAATATTGGGAGATTCCTGAATCATTCTTGTGAGCCAAACCTGTTGATGATTCCTGTCCGAATTGACTCAATGGTACCTAAGCTGGCACTTTTTGCAGCCAAAGCTATTTTGCCAGGAGAAGAACTCTCTTATGACTATTCAGGAAGGTTCCTGAACCAAATAAGCAGTGAAGACAAAGAAAGGATAGATCCTGAACAACTAAGAAAACCTTGTTACTGTGGTGCCCCATCATGTGCCACCTTCCTGCCCTATGACAGTTCACTATACTGCCCCTAG
- the LOC113458041 gene encoding pleckstrin homology domain-containing family A member 4-like has translation MGMISINNQDSSGLRLWKRRWFVLSGHCLFYYKDSREESVLGSVLLPSYSVRPDGPGAPRGRRFTFTAEHPGMRTYVLAADTLEDLRGWLRALGRASRAEGEDW, from the exons ATGGGAATGATTTCCATTAATAATCAG GACAGCTCAGGCCTCCGGCTGTGGAAACGCCGTTGGTTCGTCCTCTCAGGACATTGCCTCTTCTACTACAAGG acagcagagaggagagTGTGCTGGGCAGTGTACTCTTACCCAGCTACAGCGTCAGGCCGGATGGGCCAGGAGCCCCACGGGGCCGGCGATTCACCTTCACA GCAGAGCACCCGGGCATGAGGACCTACGTCCTTGCAGCTGACACACTGGAGGACCTAAGAGGCTGGCTGCGAGCTCTGGGGAGGGCCTCTCGTGCAGAAGGGGAGGACTGGTGA